One region of Clostridiales bacterium genomic DNA includes:
- a CDS encoding ribose-phosphate pyrophosphokinase — protein MIPHGKEIKVFTGSSNPDLADMICKNLGISLGKSTVTAFADGECSISINEPVRGVDVFIVQSTCKPVNDSLMELLVMIDAMKRASAGRITAVIPYFGYARQDRKAKARDPISAKLVANLLTVAGADRVLTMDLHAAQIQGFFDIPVDNLYGAPLFATHYLRRFGYGREDMVVVSPDVGSVARARSFAMKMGLGLAIVDKRREKANSSEVMNIIGSVEGKTCLLLDDMVDTAGSLCGAAKAIVEVGGAKEVYACASHGVLSGPAIDRINDSVIDELLLLDSIPYPKDKPACDKIHYLPVAPMFAEAINRIYEEMSISSLFE, from the coding sequence ATGATTCCACACGGCAAAGAGATCAAGGTGTTCACCGGCTCGTCCAACCCCGACCTGGCGGACATGATCTGCAAGAACCTCGGCATCTCCCTGGGCAAGAGCACGGTCACGGCGTTTGCCGACGGCGAGTGCTCCATCTCCATCAACGAGCCCGTCCGCGGCGTGGACGTGTTCATCGTGCAGAGCACCTGCAAGCCGGTCAATGACAGCCTCATGGAGCTGCTGGTCATGATCGACGCAATGAAGCGTGCCTCCGCCGGCCGCATCACCGCCGTCATCCCGTATTTCGGCTATGCCCGGCAGGACCGCAAGGCCAAGGCCCGCGACCCGATCTCGGCCAAGCTCGTGGCGAACCTGCTCACCGTCGCCGGGGCCGACCGTGTGCTGACCATGGACCTGCACGCAGCGCAGATCCAGGGCTTCTTTGATATCCCGGTGGACAACCTTTACGGTGCGCCGCTGTTTGCCACGCACTACCTGCGCCGCTTCGGCTACGGCCGCGAGGACATGGTCGTCGTCTCGCCGGACGTCGGCAGCGTGGCGCGCGCGCGTTCCTTCGCCATGAAGATGGGCCTCGGCCTCGCCATCGTGGATAAGCGCCGCGAAAAGGCCAACAGCTCCGAGGTCATGAACATCATCGGCAGCGTCGAGGGCAAGACCTGCCTGCTGCTCGACGACATGGTCGACACGGCCGGCAGCCTGTGCGGCGCGGCCAAGGCCATCGTTGAGGTCGGCGGCGCGAAGGAAGTGTATGCCTGCGCGTCCCACGGCGTGCTCTCCGGCCCGGCCATCGACCGCATCAACGACAGCGTCATCGACGAGCTGCTCCTGCTCGATTCCATTCCGTATCCGAAGGACAAGCCGGCCTGCGACAAGATCCACTATCTGCCCGTCGCACCGATGTTCGCCGAGGCCATCAACCGCATCTATGAAGAGATGAGCATCTCCTCGCTGTTCGAGTGA
- a CDS encoding SseB family protein, with the protein MSNFNDLYDHVAADRSRAMQLLGIQDIRRKAVAELLAAGAYTEPDNIDDMTDAEREQHKAEAAYGLGRPHILEAAKMPVQDGDETYAIAVTATSERPNCIALCIQTKLEELYASGIVDRSANHRPRLFVVAANDRPDEDVQGLSTALDMLRVAYPDFHIELSERTPEQAMRAALAEDLRDALDACKINASKENFQRLAATMIAAPLFFPAQRPEGEAAPADGQQHLQFGKVRTDDGRTFFCAFTDRARLLQWRNMGSVELGVKDYAPLVLSSNDTGIIIDPGVGSGLALTREMLQTLKAQLEFFDQMRNTAAEMGVDFDADAVAEAARNITAADEPEGRNRKERRWFGKKKK; encoded by the coding sequence ATGAGTAATTTTAACGATCTGTACGACCACGTCGCCGCCGACCGCTCGCGCGCCATGCAGCTGCTCGGCATTCAGGACATCCGCCGCAAGGCCGTGGCGGAGCTGCTGGCCGCCGGCGCCTACACGGAGCCGGACAACATCGACGACATGACCGACGCCGAGCGCGAGCAGCACAAGGCCGAGGCCGCCTACGGTCTCGGCCGCCCGCACATTCTCGAAGCGGCGAAAATGCCCGTGCAGGACGGCGACGAGACCTACGCCATCGCCGTGACCGCCACGAGCGAGCGCCCCAACTGCATCGCCCTGTGCATCCAGACGAAGCTCGAGGAGCTCTACGCCTCCGGCATCGTCGACCGCAGCGCCAATCACCGCCCGCGCCTGTTCGTCGTGGCCGCCAACGACCGCCCCGACGAAGACGTGCAGGGCCTGAGCACCGCGCTGGACATGCTGCGCGTGGCCTACCCCGATTTCCACATCGAGCTCAGCGAGCGCACGCCCGAGCAGGCCATGCGCGCCGCGCTGGCCGAGGATCTGCGCGACGCGCTCGACGCGTGCAAGATCAACGCCTCGAAGGAGAACTTCCAGCGCCTGGCCGCGACCATGATCGCGGCGCCGCTGTTCTTCCCCGCCCAGCGGCCCGAGGGCGAAGCTGCCCCGGCCGACGGCCAGCAGCACCTGCAGTTCGGCAAGGTGCGCACCGACGACGGGCGCACGTTCTTCTGCGCGTTCACCGACCGCGCGCGCCTGCTGCAGTGGCGCAACATGGGCAGCGTCGAGCTCGGCGTGAAGGACTACGCCCCGCTCGTGCTCTCCTCGAACGACACCGGCATCATCATCGACCCCGGCGTCGGCAGCGGCCTTGCGCTCACGCGCGAAATGCTCCAGACGCTCAAGGCCCAGCTCGAGTTCTTTGATCAGATGCGCAACACCGCGGCCGAAATGGGCGTCGACTTTGACGCCGACGCCGTGGCCGAGGCCGCCCGGAACATCACCGCCGCTGACGAGCCCGAGGGCCGCAACCGCAAGGAGCGCCGCTGGTTCGGCAAGAAGAAAAAGTAA
- a CDS encoding glucose-1-phosphate adenylyltransferase encodes MLLAGGQGSRLYALTAKVAKPSLPFGGKYRIIDFPLSNCANSGIDTVGVLTQYQPLLLNRYIGSGQAWDLDSIDGGVYILPPYQSAGERGSWFSGTANAIYQNMDFIEMYDPDCVLILSGDHVYKMDYDRMLRAHEQAGAACTISVIQVSMDEASRFGIMNVGPDGFIEEFEEKPAHPKSDLASMGIYIFDWKVLRRYLIEDEADPNSDKDFGKNIIPKMLAAGEKLLPYRFEGYWRDVGTIVSLWDANMDMLSPTLINLYDPKWPIRAKSPIRPPHSIGRQAEVVHSIITEGCTIEGHVENSVLSNSVTVGAGARVLYSILHPGVVVEPGAVVEYAILGEGTVVGAGAHVGAQPDGTDAWCVATVGPDVAVPAGATVPAGAMIYDGAEVHA; translated from the coding sequence ATGCTGCTCGCGGGCGGGCAGGGCTCGCGGCTGTATGCCCTCACGGCGAAGGTCGCCAAGCCCAGTCTCCCGTTCGGCGGCAAGTACCGCATCATCGACTTCCCGCTGTCCAACTGCGCCAACTCCGGCATCGACACCGTCGGCGTACTCACGCAGTACCAGCCCCTGCTGCTCAACCGCTACATCGGCAGCGGCCAGGCATGGGACCTCGACAGCATCGACGGCGGCGTGTACATCCTGCCCCCGTATCAGAGCGCGGGGGAGCGCGGGTCGTGGTTTTCCGGCACGGCCAACGCCATCTATCAGAACATGGACTTCATCGAGATGTATGACCCCGACTGCGTGCTCATCCTCTCGGGCGACCATGTGTACAAAATGGACTATGACAGGATGCTCCGCGCGCATGAGCAGGCCGGCGCGGCCTGCACGATCTCGGTCATCCAGGTGTCGATGGACGAGGCCTCGCGCTTCGGCATCATGAACGTCGGGCCGGACGGCTTCATCGAGGAATTTGAGGAAAAGCCCGCCCACCCGAAGAGCGACCTTGCGAGCATGGGCATCTACATCTTCGACTGGAAGGTGCTGCGCAGGTATTTGATCGAGGACGAGGCCGACCCCAACTCCGACAAGGACTTCGGCAAGAACATCATCCCCAAGATGCTCGCCGCCGGGGAAAAGCTCCTGCCGTACCGGTTCGAGGGCTACTGGCGCGACGTCGGCACGATCGTCAGCCTCTGGGACGCGAACATGGATATGCTCTCGCCCACGCTCATCAATCTCTATGACCCGAAGTGGCCCATCCGCGCCAAGAGCCCCATCCGCCCGCCGCACAGCATCGGTCGGCAGGCGGAGGTCGTGCACTCGATCATCACCGAGGGCTGCACGATCGAGGGCCATGTGGAAAACTCCGTGCTCTCCAACTCCGTCACCGTGGGCGCGGGCGCGCGTGTGCTCTACAGCATCCTGCACCCCGGCGTCGTCGTGGAGCCGGGCGCCGTGGTGGAGTATGCCATCCTCGGCGAGGGCACGGTCGTCGGCGCGGGCGCGCACGTCGGCGCGCAGCCGGACGGGACGGACGCCTGGTGCGTCGCCACGGTCGGCCCGGACGTGGCGGTGCCCGCCGGGGCAACGGTCCCGGCCGGGGCCATGATCTATGACGGAGCGGAGGTGCACGCATGA
- the pyk gene encoding pyruvate kinase has product MRKTKIVCTIGPACDSEETLRAMMLAGMNVARLNFSHGTHAEHQVRIDRIKKLRAELDLPIAIMLDTKGPEYRIGTFEGGKIELHNGDTFTFTTEPVTGSAERVSVSYAGLAQDLEPGDTVLVNDGLIALTVTATTDTDVICRVTAGGVLSDRKSMSFPNKVLKQTFLSEQDKSDLLFGIENDVDFVAASFVSRKQDLADLNAFLRANGGEDISVIAKIENQPGIDNIEEIFTECTGIMIARGDMGVEVPYEELPSIQKELIGKCRLLGKRVITATEMLESMTHNIRPTRAEIADVANAVYDGTSAIMLSGETAAGEHPVEALSAMARIAEYTEAHINYAKRFPKTQFEIHDTLDAISHATCGMAIDIGAKVITVCSITGRTARLISRFRGPTDIIGLTTNERAYRKLALSWGITPVMSEVYESTDVLFYHALQVSRQVMQLEKGDKVIITGGIINGRSGNTNTIKVEYA; this is encoded by the coding sequence ATGAGAAAAACGAAGATCGTCTGCACCATCGGCCCCGCCTGCGACAGCGAGGAGACGCTGCGCGCCATGATGCTCGCGGGCATGAACGTCGCGCGCCTGAACTTTTCCCACGGCACGCACGCCGAGCACCAGGTGCGCATTGACCGGATCAAAAAGCTGCGCGCGGAGCTCGACCTGCCCATCGCCATCATGCTCGACACGAAGGGCCCGGAGTACCGCATCGGCACGTTCGAGGGCGGGAAGATCGAGCTGCACAACGGCGACACGTTCACATTCACGACCGAACCTGTCACCGGCAGCGCCGAGCGCGTGTCCGTGAGCTACGCCGGGCTTGCGCAGGATCTCGAGCCGGGCGACACCGTGCTCGTCAACGACGGGCTCATCGCCCTGACCGTCACCGCCACGACCGACACGGACGTCATCTGCCGCGTCACCGCCGGCGGCGTGCTCTCGGACCGCAAGAGCATGAGCTTCCCGAACAAGGTGCTCAAGCAGACGTTTTTGAGCGAGCAGGACAAGAGCGACCTGCTCTTCGGCATCGAAAACGACGTGGACTTCGTGGCCGCGTCCTTCGTGTCGCGCAAGCAGGACCTGGCCGACCTCAACGCCTTCCTGCGCGCCAACGGCGGCGAGGACATCTCCGTCATCGCCAAGATCGAGAATCAGCCCGGCATCGACAACATCGAGGAGATCTTCACCGAGTGCACCGGCATCATGATCGCCCGCGGCGACATGGGCGTCGAGGTGCCGTATGAGGAGCTGCCGAGCATCCAGAAGGAGCTCATCGGCAAGTGCCGCCTGCTTGGCAAGCGCGTCATCACCGCGACCGAAATGCTCGAGAGCATGACGCACAACATCCGCCCCACCCGCGCCGAGATCGCCGACGTGGCCAACGCCGTCTACGACGGCACGAGCGCCATCATGCTCTCCGGCGAGACGGCCGCGGGCGAGCACCCCGTCGAGGCGCTGAGCGCCATGGCCCGCATCGCCGAATACACCGAGGCGCACATCAACTACGCCAAACGTTTCCCCAAGACGCAGTTTGAGATCCACGACACGCTCGACGCCATCAGCCACGCCACGTGCGGCATGGCCATCGACATCGGCGCGAAGGTCATCACCGTCTGCTCCATCACGGGGCGCACCGCGCGGCTGATCTCGCGCTTCCGCGGCCCGACGGACATCATCGGCCTGACCACGAACGAGCGCGCCTACCGCAAGCTCGCCCTCTCATGGGGCATCACGCCCGTCATGAGCGAGGTGTACGAGAGCACCGACGTGCTGTTTTACCACGCGCTGCAGGTCAGCCGGCAGGTGATGCAGCTCGAAAAGGGCGACAAGGTCATCATCACCGGCGGCATCATCAACGGCCGCAGCGGCAACACGAACACCATCAAGGTCGAGTACGCATAA
- the glgD gene encoding glucose-1-phosphate adenylyltransferase subunit GlgD, whose protein sequence is MSKVHGIVYAYHSSPRLGDLTRYRTNASLPFCGRYRLIDFALSSLSNAGVHSVGVIMQRDYQSLLDHLGSGKAWDLSRRSGGLHLLPPFGVNTRGDYTGTAEALNAVISYVRNIPESEIVLMPADIVCNLDLAAAIAQHDASGCGITAICRGGAVTGEHHRYLTDAHGRVTKLITSASAGAGVAAMEIYIVNKDVLLSILDFCAQENRFHFHRDGLFEYLGRGGTMDVFLHTGYAVRVDAVADYFAASMDMLDPDARASLFPADRPVRTKERADVSTYYGEHAHVENCLVADGCFIEGTVTDCILFRGVRVARGAHLSRCIVMQDTCIAADAILQYAIADKNVRIGPAVTLTGCEALPIVIPKGSEL, encoded by the coding sequence ATGAGCAAGGTACACGGCATCGTTTACGCATATCACAGCTCCCCGCGGCTTGGGGACCTGACACGCTACCGCACGAACGCATCGCTGCCGTTTTGCGGGCGCTACCGGCTGATCGACTTTGCGCTCTCGTCGCTCTCGAACGCGGGCGTGCACAGCGTCGGCGTCATCATGCAGCGGGACTATCAGTCCCTGCTCGACCACCTCGGCAGTGGCAAGGCGTGGGATCTGTCGCGCCGCAGCGGCGGGCTGCACCTGCTGCCGCCGTTCGGCGTCAATACGCGCGGCGACTATACCGGCACGGCCGAGGCGCTCAACGCGGTCATTTCCTACGTGCGCAATATTCCGGAGTCGGAGATCGTGCTCATGCCGGCGGACATCGTCTGCAATCTCGACCTTGCCGCCGCCATCGCGCAGCATGACGCCTCCGGCTGCGGCATCACGGCCATCTGCCGCGGCGGCGCCGTAACGGGAGAGCACCACCGCTACCTCACGGACGCGCACGGCCGCGTCACGAAGCTCATCACGAGCGCGTCGGCCGGCGCGGGCGTCGCCGCCATGGAGATCTACATCGTCAATAAGGACGTTCTGCTCTCGATCCTCGATTTCTGCGCGCAGGAAAACCGCTTCCACTTCCACCGCGACGGGCTGTTTGAATACCTCGGCCGCGGCGGCACGATGGACGTATTCCTGCACACGGGCTACGCCGTGCGCGTGGACGCGGTCGCGGACTATTTTGCTGCCAGCATGGATATGCTCGATCCGGACGCGCGCGCATCGCTCTTCCCGGCTGACCGCCCGGTGCGCACGAAGGAGCGCGCGGACGTGAGCACGTACTACGGCGAGCACGCGCACGTGGAAAACTGCCTTGTGGCCGACGGCTGCTTCATCGAGGGCACGGTCACGGACTGCATCCTGTTTCGCGGCGTGCGCGTCGCGCGCGGGGCGCATCTGAGCCGCTGCATCGTCATGCAGGACACCTGCATCGCGGCGGACGCCATTTTGCAGTACGCCATCGCGGACAAAAACGTCCGCATCGGCCCGGCCGTCACGCTCACCGGCTGCGAGGCCCTGCCGATCGTGATCCCCAAGGGCAGCGAGCTCTGA
- the pth gene encoding aminoacyl-tRNA hydrolase, with translation MFFSDHGGVQWLVVFLGNPGLKYQNTRHNAGFLTANVVEKDCGVHIDRLRFHALTAQAELGGQKVLLMKPQTFMNNSGEAVAPAAKFYKVPPEHILVVSDEIHLQPGRLRIRTKGSAGGHNGLKSIIACLGTDAFPRIRIGVGAPPHPDYDMPDWVLGTFRGEDKTAMDDAAVRAAEACAVYIRDGADRAMSRFN, from the coding sequence ATGTTTTTTTCCGATCACGGCGGCGTGCAGTGGCTGGTCGTGTTTCTCGGCAACCCGGGGCTGAAGTATCAGAATACACGGCACAACGCGGGCTTTCTCACGGCGAACGTCGTGGAAAAGGACTGCGGCGTGCACATCGACCGGCTGCGCTTTCACGCGCTCACGGCACAGGCGGAGCTCGGCGGGCAGAAGGTCCTGCTCATGAAGCCGCAGACGTTTATGAACAACTCCGGCGAGGCCGTGGCGCCGGCGGCAAAGTTTTATAAAGTGCCGCCGGAGCATATCCTGGTCGTGTCGGACGAGATCCACCTGCAGCCGGGCCGCCTGCGCATCCGCACGAAGGGCTCGGCCGGCGGGCACAACGGGCTCAAGAGCATCATTGCCTGCCTCGGCACGGACGCCTTTCCCCGCATCCGCATCGGCGTCGGCGCGCCCCCGCACCCGGACTATGACATGCCCGACTGGGTGCTTGGCACGTTCCGCGGCGAGGACAAGACCGCCATGGACGACGCGGCCGTGCGCGCGGCCGAGGCCTGCGCGGTCTACATCCGCGACGGGGCGGACCGCGCCATGAGCCGCTTTAACTGA
- the glgP gene encoding glycogen/starch/alpha-glucan family phosphorylase — protein sequence MTNQISRDELRGAIADKLSAHFGVTAENATDEQVFQAAAIVIREILSRLHTFDSRTAPEREVHYLSMEFLMGRSLMKDAFNLGIGDALIGALEDLGRSAADIFETEPDAGLGNGGLGRLAACYMDSLATEGIPATGYSLCYELGIFRQRIVDGRQTEVADNWRTAASSWLVPCHEDTVEVRFGGRVEPHWDAYGHYHGELHGYESVLAVPRDMLIAPYGDGRVNTLRLWEAHSPNDLDMYLFAAGSYVQSLEQRTMAEVITKVLYPADDHIEGKTLRIRQQYFFVSATAQSILRAHRARYGTVRNFAEHHVIQINDTHPTLIIPELMRLLLDDDGLGWDEAWDIVTACVNYTNHTVMSEALETWPQGLIQSQLPRVWEIICEINRRWCDELRARFGDDVRVGRNLIIADGCVHMANLCLAACKTINGVSALHGEILRRDLFRDVCALNPSRFTYVTNGIDHRRWLAQCNPGLHALVCDVLGSDRYLLHPEELAGLERAADDPAVLARLEEIKALNKQRLAAWVFRTDGFSLNSDAILDVQVKRLHEYKRQLLCAMRITQLQLMLHDDPDQPFQPRTFLFAAKAAPGYATAKRIIQLLCSLAADVNADPVCRGKLQVYFLPNYRVSAAEMLMPAAQVSEQISTAGKEASGTGNMKLMMNGAVTIGTLDGANVEMFEQLGADNMFLFGLHADEAEALRAAGYDPQAYVRRSPWLGRVLERMSRGYADGESYADLVSSLLYGGDPYLLLADFDDYAATHERLYAAIADSAARARLSLVNIARSGIFAADRAVREYAERIWEVHA from the coding sequence ATGACCAATCAGATTTCCCGCGATGAGCTGCGCGGCGCCATTGCCGACAAGCTCAGCGCACACTTCGGCGTCACGGCCGAGAACGCGACCGATGAGCAGGTCTTTCAGGCTGCGGCCATCGTCATCCGCGAGATCCTCTCGCGCCTGCACACGTTCGACAGCCGCACCGCGCCCGAGCGCGAGGTGCACTACCTGTCGATGGAGTTTCTCATGGGGCGCTCCCTGATGAAGGACGCGTTCAACCTCGGCATCGGCGACGCGCTCATCGGCGCGCTCGAGGATCTCGGCCGCAGCGCTGCCGACATCTTTGAGACCGAGCCGGACGCCGGCCTCGGCAACGGCGGCCTCGGCCGCCTCGCCGCGTGCTATATGGACAGCCTCGCCACCGAGGGCATCCCCGCCACGGGCTATTCGCTGTGCTACGAGCTGGGCATCTTCCGGCAGCGCATCGTCGACGGCCGCCAGACCGAGGTCGCGGACAACTGGCGCACGGCCGCGTCGAGTTGGCTCGTGCCGTGCCATGAGGACACGGTCGAGGTGCGCTTCGGCGGCCGCGTCGAGCCGCACTGGGACGCCTACGGCCACTACCACGGCGAGCTGCACGGCTATGAGAGCGTGCTGGCCGTGCCGCGCGATATGCTCATCGCCCCGTATGGCGACGGGCGCGTCAACACCCTCCGCCTCTGGGAGGCGCACAGCCCGAACGACCTCGACATGTATCTCTTCGCCGCCGGCAGCTATGTCCAGAGCCTCGAGCAGCGCACGATGGCCGAGGTCATCACGAAGGTGCTCTACCCGGCGGACGACCACATCGAGGGCAAGACCCTGCGCATCCGCCAGCAGTATTTCTTCGTCTCCGCGACGGCGCAGAGCATCCTGCGCGCCCACCGCGCGCGCTACGGCACGGTGCGCAACTTTGCCGAGCACCACGTCATCCAGATCAACGACACGCACCCGACGCTCATCATCCCCGAGCTCATGCGCCTGCTGCTCGATGACGACGGCCTCGGCTGGGACGAGGCGTGGGATATCGTCACCGCCTGCGTCAACTATACGAACCATACCGTCATGTCCGAGGCGCTCGAGACGTGGCCGCAGGGCCTCATCCAGAGCCAGCTGCCGCGCGTGTGGGAGATCATCTGCGAGATCAACCGCCGCTGGTGCGACGAGCTGCGCGCCCGCTTCGGCGACGATGTGCGCGTGGGGCGAAACCTCATCATCGCGGACGGCTGCGTGCACATGGCAAACCTCTGCCTTGCCGCGTGTAAGACCATCAACGGCGTTTCTGCCCTGCATGGGGAGATTTTGCGCCGCGACCTCTTCCGCGATGTCTGCGCGCTCAACCCCAGCCGCTTCACCTATGTCACAAACGGCATCGACCACCGCCGCTGGCTCGCCCAGTGCAACCCCGGCCTGCACGCGCTCGTGTGCGACGTGCTCGGCAGCGATCGCTACCTCCTGCACCCAGAGGAGCTCGCGGGTCTGGAGCGCGCGGCGGACGACCCCGCCGTGCTCGCCCGTCTCGAGGAGATCAAGGCGCTCAACAAGCAGCGGCTGGCCGCGTGGGTGTTCCGCACCGACGGCTTCTCGCTCAACAGCGACGCGATCCTCGACGTGCAGGTCAAGCGCCTGCACGAGTATAAGCGCCAGCTTCTGTGCGCCATGCGCATCACGCAGCTGCAGCTCATGCTGCACGACGACCCGGATCAGCCCTTCCAGCCGCGCACGTTCCTGTTTGCGGCCAAGGCCGCGCCCGGCTACGCGACGGCCAAGCGCATCATCCAGCTGCTGTGCTCGCTCGCGGCCGATGTGAATGCCGACCCCGTCTGCCGCGGGAAGCTGCAGGTGTATTTCCTGCCGAACTACCGTGTCTCCGCCGCCGAGATGCTCATGCCCGCCGCGCAGGTGTCCGAGCAGATCTCGACCGCCGGCAAGGAGGCCAGCGGCACCGGCAACATGAAGCTCATGATGAACGGCGCCGTCACGATCGGCACGCTCGACGGTGCGAACGTCGAGATGTTCGAGCAGCTCGGCGCGGACAATATGTTCCTCTTCGGCCTGCATGCCGACGAGGCCGAGGCCCTGCGCGCCGCGGGCTACGACCCGCAGGCGTACGTCCGCCGCAGCCCGTGGCTGGGCCGCGTGCTCGAGCGCATGAGCCGCGGCTATGCCGACGGCGAGAGTTATGCCGACCTCGTCAGCAGCCTGCTCTACGGCGGCGACCCGTACCTGCTCCTCGCCGACTTTGATGATTACGCCGCCACGCATGAGCGGCTGTACGCCGCGATCGCAGACTCCGCCGCGCGCGCGCGTCTGTCGCTCGTCAACATTGCCCGCAGCGGCATTTTCGCCGCCGACCGCGCCGTGCGCGAATATGCCGAGCGCATCTGGGAGGTGCACGCATGA
- a CDS encoding PfkB family carbohydrate kinase produces MKPYVCVVGAVNLDICGRPEKKLIFRDSNPGAVTLTPGGVGRNIAHDLRLLGVEVKFLTAFGGDSHAQLLRNDCVELGMDLSCALDVPGGRTSTYLYITDERGEMQLGLCDTDISAAITPAYLQRHLDVLNSAAAVVLDGNLTAETITWLGTHCSAPLFADPVSVTKAERMRAALGALHTFKPNLTEGQNLTGESTPEGIVAALLAQGVQRVFLSMGADGILAGTREELVHLPCLPTCMVNTTGGGDAVMAALVWAYLQGLDLRESAAAALRAGKATVEYPGTNNPDLGALVHG; encoded by the coding sequence ATGAAGCCCTATGTCTGTGTTGTCGGCGCCGTGAATCTGGACATTTGCGGCCGCCCGGAAAAGAAGCTCATCTTCCGCGACTCCAACCCCGGCGCCGTCACGCTCACGCCCGGCGGCGTCGGGCGCAACATCGCGCACGACCTGCGCCTGCTCGGCGTGGAGGTCAAGTTCCTCACCGCCTTCGGCGGCGATTCACACGCCCAGCTCCTGCGCAACGACTGCGTGGAGCTCGGCATGGATCTCAGCTGCGCGCTCGACGTGCCCGGCGGGCGCACGTCGACGTATCTCTACATCACGGACGAGCGCGGTGAGATGCAGCTCGGCCTGTGCGATACGGACATCTCCGCCGCCATCACGCCGGCGTATCTCCAGCGCCATCTCGATGTGCTCAACAGCGCGGCCGCCGTCGTGCTCGACGGCAACCTGACGGCCGAGACCATCACCTGGCTCGGCACGCACTGCAGCGCCCCGCTCTTTGCCGACCCCGTCTCCGTCACGAAGGCGGAGCGGATGCGCGCGGCGCTCGGTGCGCTGCACACGTTCAAGCCCAACCTCACCGAGGGTCAGAACCTCACGGGCGAGTCCACGCCCGAGGGCATCGTCGCGGCGCTGCTGGCGCAGGGCGTGCAGCGCGTGTTTCTCAGCATGGGGGCCGACGGCATCCTCGCCGGTACGCGCGAGGAGCTGGTGCACCTGCCGTGCCTGCCCACCTGCATGGTCAACACGACCGGCGGGGGCGACGCGGTCATGGCGGCGCTCGTCTGGGCGTATCTGCAGGGGCTCGACCTGCGCGAGAGCGCGGCGGCCGCCCTGCGCGCCGGCAAGGCCACGGTCGAATACCCCGGCACGAACAATCCCGACCTCGGTGCGCTCGTCCACGGCTGA